Proteins co-encoded in one Brassica rapa cultivar Chiifu-401-42 chromosome A02, CAAS_Brap_v3.01, whole genome shotgun sequence genomic window:
- the LOC103855104 gene encoding probable carboxylesterase 120: MSEPSPDPCPLIGIVKNPNGSITRDSTRFPRVPATPVPSPQNPFVVTKDITVRHSNSTWMRLYVPTTALGFIVCSVDFTLYDDFCNLMARELNVVVASPSYRLAPEHRLPAAYVDGLDALRFIRMSEDEWIKSHVDLSNAYLMGTSTGGNLAYNVRGLLWIDLTPC; this comes from the exons ATGTCCGAACCATCTCCTGATCCTTGCCCTCTCATAGGCATCGTTAAGAATCCAAATGGCTCCATCACTCGCGACTCTACCAGATTCCCACGCGTCCCCGCCACACCTGTTCCGTCTCCGCAAAACCCCTTCGTCGTAACCAAAGACATCACCGTACGCCATTCAAACTCCACGTGGATGCGTCTCTACGTCCCCACTACCGCACTAG GTTTCATTGTCTGCAGCGTCGACTTCACACTCTACGACGACTTCTGCAACCTCATGGCGCGTGAGCTCAACGTGGTCGTCGCGTCCCCTTCGTACCGTCTAGCTCCCGAGCACAGACTCCCGGCGGCTTACGTCGACGGACTCGACGCTCTGAGGTTTATTAGAATGTCCGAAGACGAGTGGATCAAATCTCACGTCGATCTCTCCAACGCGTACCTCATGGGGACAAGTACCGGTGGTAACTTGGCTTACAACGTTCGCGGATTATTGTGGATTGATCTTACACCATGTTAG